The proteins below come from a single Faecalibaculum rodentium genomic window:
- the rsfS gene encoding ribosome silencing factor — protein sequence MDQLTRVVIDAIEDKKGTDIRVYDMKTLSPFMDTMIVCSTQNLRQNNAVVQSIKDKLKEEGLECDMRVEGRQDSKWILVDLKDVVVNVFVQDERDFYGLDKLYRDVFIDRTEEADSTGEEPGA from the coding sequence ATGGACCAACTGACCCGCGTCGTGATCGACGCCATTGAAGACAAAAAAGGCACGGACATCCGTGTCTATGACATGAAGACCCTCTCTCCGTTCATGGATACCATGATTGTCTGCAGCACACAGAACCTGCGGCAGAACAATGCCGTGGTGCAGAGCATCAAGGACAAGCTGAAGGAAGAAGGCCTGGAGTGCGACATGCGTGTGGAAGGACGCCAGGACTCGAAGTGGATCCTGGTGGATCTCAAGGATGTCGTGGTGAATGTCTTCGTGCAGGATGAACGGGACTTCTATGGCCTGGACAAGCTGTACCGGGATGTATTCATTGACCGCACCGAAGAAGCGGACTCCACCGGCGAAGAACCCGGGGCATGA
- the nadD gene encoding nicotinate (nicotinamide) nucleotide adenylyltransferase, with protein sequence MSQATESPVHVDAIPSRSVVSRVPDVADTRRRVVLLGGSFDPVHAGHLAMAHAALDQLEADEVWFIPARQAPLKSRQLTPGEHRKAMLEIALKNEPQMRVETCELEREGESFTIDTVRYLKKQYPDCDFTFLVGNDQVEQFHKWKEADALARLVKFAAVARDGRNVKTKYPIHFIHMDPVPVSSTEIRTGNRLNYVPQELLDYFYANRLYCKDFVKSRVPDRRYMHSLSVARLTEEFALAAGLDGQQAWLTGLFHDVCKAMPVDRMRPWLEAVCPEELTMHPAAWHSYVGAQVTDRVFGIHDPRISNAIFHHVKGTSDDPLAMCVFCADKLDPLRGYDSYDLIDLCRRDLKAGFEKCRASNREYVDAHRKDAVWTN encoded by the coding sequence GTGAGTCAGGCGACAGAGAGCCCCGTGCACGTGGATGCCATTCCCTCCCGGTCTGTTGTCAGCCGGGTGCCGGATGTGGCTGACACCCGCCGGCGGGTTGTGCTTCTGGGAGGATCCTTCGATCCGGTGCATGCCGGGCACCTGGCCATGGCCCATGCGGCCCTTGACCAGCTGGAGGCAGATGAAGTGTGGTTCATTCCCGCCAGACAGGCGCCGCTCAAGAGCCGGCAGCTGACCCCGGGAGAGCACCGGAAGGCCATGCTGGAGATTGCCCTGAAAAACGAACCGCAGATGCGGGTGGAAACCTGTGAGCTGGAGCGGGAAGGGGAGTCCTTTACCATTGATACAGTCCGGTACCTGAAGAAACAGTACCCGGACTGTGACTTTACGTTCCTGGTCGGCAATGACCAGGTGGAGCAGTTCCACAAATGGAAGGAAGCGGATGCGCTGGCACGGCTGGTAAAATTCGCGGCGGTGGCCCGGGATGGCAGAAACGTGAAGACGAAGTATCCCATTCACTTCATCCACATGGATCCGGTCCCGGTGTCGAGCACCGAAATCCGGACGGGAAACCGGCTGAACTACGTTCCGCAGGAGCTCCTGGACTATTTCTATGCGAACCGGCTCTACTGCAAGGACTTTGTGAAAAGCCGCGTCCCCGACCGGCGGTATATGCACAGTCTGTCCGTGGCAAGGCTCACGGAGGAATTCGCCCTGGCAGCGGGACTCGATGGACAGCAGGCCTGGCTCACAGGTCTCTTTCATGATGTCTGCAAGGCCATGCCGGTGGACCGCATGCGGCCATGGCTTGAAGCGGTCTGCCCGGAGGAACTTACCATGCATCCAGCTGCGTGGCACAGCTATGTGGGGGCACAGGTGACGGACCGGGTCTTCGGGATCCATGATCCGAGGATCTCCAATGCCATTTTCCACCACGTCAAGGGAACCAGCGACGATCCTTTGGCCATGTGTGTGTTCTGTGCCGACAAACTGGACCCCCTGCGGGGATATGACAGCTATGACCTCATCGATTTGTGCCGGCGGGATCTGAAAGCCGGTTTTGAAAAATGCAGGGCATCCAACCGGGAATACGTGGATGCCCACAGGAAGGATGCAGTATGGACCAACTGA
- a CDS encoding YhbY family RNA-binding protein has protein sequence MILNASQKKTLRTLGQGMPALLQVGKDGLSENTVKNLDIQLDAHELVKINLLKTAPLDAREAAIDLAAATGANVVHIIGRTVLLYRPTKENKLGVRL, from the coding sequence ATGATTCTGAATGCATCTCAAAAGAAGACACTCCGTACCCTGGGTCAGGGCATGCCTGCCCTGCTGCAGGTCGGCAAGGACGGACTGAGTGAAAATACCGTGAAAAACCTGGACATCCAGCTCGATGCCCATGAACTCGTGAAAATCAACCTGCTGAAAACCGCACCGCTGGATGCCCGCGAAGCCGCCATTGACCTGGCGGCTGCAACGGGGGCCAATGTGGTTCACATCATCGGGCGGACAGTCCTGCTGTACCGGCCCACGAAGGAAAACAAACTGGGCGTCCGGCTGTGA
- a CDS encoding GTPase, with protein MTEYCKGCGVQLQNEDPDALGYVPKLDASYCQRCFRIRNYGDVTIDMKQGIESSKTLDKINEVDGTVFWVVDLFAFESNMISRLNKKLPGKDIVLVLTKRDILPESLSDDKIYEFVDRRLKDEGIEVRDMLIVGGLLKHGEMAQESIENLKAAMDYYRKGGNVIFMGTANAGKSTLINQLLHSGELTVSRNPGTTLDLIPIEQDGWTIYDTPGIENHHSLLSVLPAKELKTVIPTKPIRPFVSQIYEDQSFAAGGLARLDIQTDGKATVVGNFSRNLPIHRGKLAKADELWTRHLNGMLSPAADTSLLTMHTWHAPKLQPGEKMDVDIAGIGWFTVSGDVRDIYVKVHKGVDVTFRKAMI; from the coding sequence ATGACTGAATACTGCAAGGGATGCGGCGTGCAGCTGCAGAACGAAGATCCCGATGCTCTGGGATACGTCCCGAAACTGGACGCCTCCTATTGCCAGCGGTGTTTCCGCATCCGCAACTACGGGGATGTCACCATTGACATGAAGCAGGGAATCGAGTCCTCGAAGACCCTGGACAAAATCAATGAAGTGGACGGAACGGTGTTCTGGGTGGTGGACCTGTTTGCCTTTGAATCCAACATGATTTCCCGCCTGAACAAAAAGCTTCCCGGCAAGGACATTGTCCTGGTGCTCACCAAACGCGACATCCTGCCGGAGTCCCTGTCGGATGACAAGATCTACGAATTTGTGGACCGCCGGCTGAAGGACGAAGGCATCGAAGTCAGGGACATGCTCATCGTCGGCGGGCTGCTCAAACACGGGGAAATGGCACAGGAATCCATCGAGAACCTGAAAGCGGCCATGGACTATTACCGGAAGGGCGGCAATGTCATCTTCATGGGAACCGCCAATGCCGGAAAGAGCACGCTGATCAACCAGCTGCTCCATTCGGGGGAGCTCACGGTGTCCCGCAACCCCGGCACCACACTGGATCTCATTCCGATCGAACAGGACGGCTGGACGATTTACGATACCCCGGGCATCGAAAACCACCACAGTCTGCTCTCGGTGCTGCCCGCGAAGGAACTCAAGACCGTGATTCCCACCAAGCCCATCCGCCCCTTTGTGTCGCAGATCTACGAAGACCAGTCCTTTGCGGCCGGTGGCCTGGCCCGGCTCGATATCCAGACAGACGGAAAAGCCACCGTGGTGGGCAACTTCTCGCGGAACCTGCCCATTCACCGGGGCAAGCTGGCGAAAGCCGATGAACTGTGGACCAGGCACCTCAACGGGATGCTCTCTCCGGCGGCCGACACCAGTCTGCTGACAATGCACACCTGGCATGCCCCGAAGCTGCAACCGGGTGAAAAAATGGATGTGGACATCGCCGGGATCGGATGGTTTACCGTATCCGGAGATGTCAGGGACATCTATGTAAAGGTCCACAAGGGCGTGGACGTGACGTTTCGAAAGGCGATGATCTGA
- a CDS encoding YqeG family HAD IIIA-type phosphatase: protein MLFRPDYYISHYSNLDLDRLKRRGIKLLLCDIDNTLVAWNDPDNNVRVKRFISKVKRAGLKVALVSNAMPKRASRFARDLGVEKVFCLSCKPLPRNLKKAMRFYHVKPEETALLGDQLMTDVLGANLAGVYSILTHPITESDKFDTQINRFFENRILDHYEKKGVFKRREFDD, encoded by the coding sequence GTGCTTTTTCGACCAGACTATTACATTTCCCATTATTCGAATCTTGACCTCGACAGACTTAAACGCCGGGGCATCAAGCTGCTTTTGTGCGACATCGACAATACCCTCGTGGCCTGGAACGACCCGGACAACAACGTCCGCGTGAAGCGCTTCATCAGCAAAGTGAAACGGGCCGGGCTCAAAGTGGCGCTGGTCTCCAACGCCATGCCCAAACGCGCCAGCCGCTTTGCCCGGGACCTGGGGGTGGAAAAAGTGTTCTGCCTGTCCTGCAAGCCGCTGCCCCGCAACCTGAAAAAAGCCATGCGCTTCTACCACGTCAAGCCGGAAGAAACCGCACTGCTCGGGGACCAGCTCATGACTGATGTCCTGGGAGCCAACCTGGCGGGGGTGTATTCGATCCTCACGCACCCCATCACGGAGAGCGATAAATTCGATACACAGATCAACCGGTTTTTCGAGAACCGGATCCTGGATCACTACGAGAAAAAAGGCGTGTTCAAAAGGAGGGAATTCGATGACTGA
- a CDS encoding patatin-like phospholipase family protein yields the protein MKTAIIDVGGGMQAAFAAGVLACLQDEHISFDLCYGVSAGAANLVNFLTGDMEASRSFYLDPEARKKVFSFSNFITKGSYVDFDRIYNDSEKLTKALDADSSLTVVATNAFTGDPAYFTKRMLEKHGLEILKASSSLPPACPPHLVGNIPYLDGGIADLVPVKKALEQGADKIVVLSTYPLQEEADLEKFYSAALLFDWKYPGAAKALRENVIRYNEAVALVRQLEAEGKLLSIYADDDHGVQALSRGTAGVQELWDQGYEKGKLVRDFLGADSRHSWWRRLLPFIPPKPPISPIQNDQQS from the coding sequence TTGAAGACCGCCATCATTGATGTGGGCGGTGGGATGCAGGCGGCGTTTGCTGCGGGAGTCCTGGCCTGTCTGCAGGATGAGCATATATCCTTCGACCTCTGTTACGGGGTATCCGCCGGTGCCGCCAATCTTGTGAATTTTCTCACCGGTGATATGGAGGCTTCCCGGTCATTCTATCTGGACCCCGAGGCGCGCAAAAAGGTGTTTTCCTTCAGCAACTTCATCACCAAGGGATCCTATGTGGATTTTGACCGAATCTACAATGATTCCGAAAAGCTGACCAAAGCTCTGGATGCCGACAGCAGTCTGACGGTTGTGGCGACCAATGCCTTCACGGGGGATCCTGCCTACTTCACAAAACGGATGCTGGAAAAACACGGTCTGGAGATACTGAAAGCCTCCAGCAGCCTGCCTCCGGCGTGTCCGCCGCATCTGGTGGGCAACATTCCGTACCTGGATGGCGGCATTGCCGACCTGGTCCCGGTGAAGAAGGCCCTGGAGCAGGGGGCGGACAAAATCGTGGTTCTGTCCACCTACCCATTGCAGGAGGAAGCGGATCTGGAAAAGTTTTACAGTGCGGCGCTGCTCTTTGACTGGAAGTATCCGGGGGCGGCAAAAGCGCTGCGGGAAAATGTGATCCGGTACAACGAGGCCGTGGCTCTGGTCAGGCAGCTGGAAGCTGAGGGGAAGCTGTTGTCCATCTACGCCGACGATGATCATGGCGTGCAGGCCCTGAGTCGGGGAACGGCAGGTGTGCAGGAGCTCTGGGACCAGGGATATGAGAAGGGAAAACTGGTCCGGGATTTCCTGGGAGCAGACAGCAGACACAGCTGGTGGAGACGACTGCTTCCGTTCATTCCGCCGAAACCGCCCATTTCGCCCATTCAGAATGATCAGCAGAGCTGA